TCCGGTTGGCAACCACTTGCTGGCCCGATGCAAGGAGCTCCGAACGCTGATCTGGAGTAAGTCGTTCGGCGTCGGAGACGGCAGAGATCAAATCTCGCAGGACTCGAGTGCCTCCATCTGACTGGACGCGCAGAACTGGAACCATAAACTCATCCCAAGTCGGAATCCCGCTCATTTGTTGCTCCTTTCCAAATCAGCAACTATGTTATCAATCTGCGACCGGATCACCGCCTGCCTCGCGACGATTCGGCTGATTTCGGTATTCAGGGCTGTGATATCGACCGCAACCGAGGTATCGAGTCTTTCGACATAGGACGTGACCGAGATAGTGTAGTTGTTCTCGGCAAGTTCTTCTTTCTTAACTAGCCTCGTGAAGTGATCCACATCCTCGCGGGCAGTAAACACATCGAGGATCTTCTGTTGATGGTCAGACGTCAGCCTGTTCTTGTTGCCGACGCGAGTGAACTCCGCCGAAGCATCGATGAAGAGTACGGAGTTGTCCTTCTTCGACTTCTTGAGCACGATGATGCAGGTCGCGATTGTCGTGCCGAAGAAGAGGTCTGGCGGAAGTTGTATGACTGTGTCGATGTAGTTATTGTCGATGAGGTATTTGCGAATCTTCTGCTCTGCACCGCTACGATAGAGCACTCCAGGAAACTCAACGATGGCTGCCGTGCCGTTAACGGCAAGCCAACTGAGCATATGCATCGTGAACGCAAGGTCGGCGGCTGCCTTTGGGGCTAACACTCCGGCCGGTGCGAACCGAGGGTCATTGATCAGGAGAGGGTTGCTGTCGCCGTCCCACTTGATGGAGTACGGCGGATTAGAGACGATCGCCTCGAACGGCTCGTCGTCCCAATGTTGCGGGTCTACAAGGGTGTCACCATGCGCAACATCGAACTTCTCATAGTTCACGTCATGCAAGAACATGTTGATGCGGGCGAGGTTGTAGGTGGTCAGGTTGATTTCCTGCCCGTAGAACCCTTGGCGGACGTTTTCTTTGCCCAGCACTTTGGCAAACTTCAGGAGAAGGGAGCCTGAGCCGCAAGCGGGGTCATACACCTTATTCACCTGGGTCTTGCCGACTACAGTAATGCGGGCAAGAAGTTCAGAGACCTCCTGGGGCGTGTAGTACTCGCCGCCGGATTTGCCAGCTGAGGATGCGTACATTTGCATCAAGTACTCGTAAGCGTCGCCGAAGACGTCGATGGAATTGTCCTCGTAGTTGCCGAGAGGCAGGTCTCCGATGGCGTCGAGGAGCTTTACCATCTTCTCGTTTCGCTTGGCAACGCTTTGCCCAAGCTTTTGGGAATTCACGTCGAGGTCGTCAAAGAGGCCCTTGAGGTCGCCTTCGCTGTCTGTGCCGACCGCCGAACCTTCGATGTTCTTGAAGACCCTTTGCAGAGTCTCATTAAGATTCTCGTCCTTAGGTGCTTGTTTACGGATATTCTGAAAGAGTTCGGAGGGGAGGATATAGAAGCCCTTTTCTGCTACAGTCTCCGTGCGCCCGAACTCGGCGTCCTTGTCGGAGAGCTTCGCGTAGTCGAAGTCCATTTCACCCGCTTCACGTTCGAGCTTATTGATGTAAGCAGTCAGGTTCTCGGAGATGAACCTATAGAAGAGCATGCCGAGGACATAGGACTTGAAGTCCCAGCCGTCGACGCTGCCTCGAAGATCGTTCGCGATCCGCCAGATGGTCTTGTGCAGCTCAGCGCGCTGCGCCTCGCTCGTGGTTGGGGCCATTAGAACGCCCTCCCCAGGATCCGTTGTTGCGCCATCTGCAAATCACCGGCTTGATAGCCGACCTGTGCTCCTGATTCCCCATTCACCATATTGTCGCCCTGCCGTGTCTGGTTCATTGTGACCGATGATCGTTAGCCCAATCCTAGCCTGATTCGGCCCAGATGGGAAGCTGCGTTGTCTCGGAGTGTCCACAGTTGCGCCGACAGATGTTCTTGAACTTCCATGGCAGCATGGCCAACTGCTACCGATGCGGGCGGGCGATCGAGGACGATTTGCGCATTCGGCGTCGAGTGAAGACCGGCGAGTGGGTTCGGCGTCGGTATCCAAAGTCCTCGGTCAGCCACGTTCAATCCACCTTCGGCATGCGGATCGTGTGCAAGTGGTGCGCAG
The Armatimonadota bacterium DNA segment above includes these coding regions:
- a CDS encoding type I restriction-modification system subunit M; amino-acid sequence: MAPTTSEAQRAELHKTIWRIANDLRGSVDGWDFKSYVLGMLFYRFISENLTAYINKLEREAGEMDFDYAKLSDKDAEFGRTETVAEKGFYILPSELFQNIRKQAPKDENLNETLQRVFKNIEGSAVGTDSEGDLKGLFDDLDVNSQKLGQSVAKRNEKMVKLLDAIGDLPLGNYEDNSIDVFGDAYEYLMQMYASSAGKSGGEYYTPQEVSELLARITVVGKTQVNKVYDPACGSGSLLLKFAKVLGKENVRQGFYGQEINLTTYNLARINMFLHDVNYEKFDVAHGDTLVDPQHWDDEPFEAIVSNPPYSIKWDGDSNPLLINDPRFAPAGVLAPKAAADLAFTMHMLSWLAVNGTAAIVEFPGVLYRSGAEQKIRKYLIDNNYIDTVIQLPPDLFFGTTIATCIIVLKKSKKDNSVLFIDASAEFTRVGNKNRLTSDHQQKILDVFTAREDVDHFTRLVKKEELAENNYTISVTSYVERLDTSVAVDITALNTEISRIVARQAVIRSQIDNIVADLERSNK